One segment of Tamlana crocina DNA contains the following:
- a CDS encoding thioredoxin family protein, which yields MSKFGELIDVNIPVLFDFHSELDEKTSEMHLALRDVAAALGDKAKVIKIEVEKNRELAEALRVKTLPTLIIYKNGEMKWRQSGEQDAATLITIVQEYL from the coding sequence ATGTCTAAATTCGGTGAACTTATTGATGTTAATATTCCAGTTTTGTTCGATTTTCATTCTGAATTGGACGAAAAAACAAGCGAGATGCATCTGGCCCTAAGAGATGTTGCAGCAGCTTTGGGCGATAAAGCCAAAGTTATAAAAATAGAGGTTGAAAAAAACCGGGAGCTGGCCGAAGCTTTGCGTGTTAAAACCTTGCCAACCCTAATTATCTACAAAAATGGCGAGATGAAATGGCGCCAAAGTGGTGAGCAGGATGCCGCTACGTTAATTACCATTGTCCAGGAGTATCTTTAA
- a CDS encoding polysaccharide deacetylase family protein, producing the protein MFPNYVWDIPTNEKVIYLTFDDGPTPEITNWTLATLKQYQAKATFFCIGNNIEKHPDIFQNIIKEGHAVGNHTHNHIKGWKTKTWDYLENIKQCEKVFKAQAPQSSIVNRQSLTTNLFRPPYGQITLKQGKNLIESGYKIIMWDVLSFDWDKNISPETCLKNVTTKAVEGSIIVFHDSVKASKNMQYTLPKVLDYFSGKGFVFKSLGI; encoded by the coding sequence ATGTTCCCGAATTACGTTTGGGATATTCCAACAAATGAAAAGGTTATCTATTTAACTTTTGATGATGGCCCAACACCCGAAATTACGAATTGGACTTTGGCAACGTTAAAACAATACCAAGCTAAAGCGACGTTTTTCTGTATTGGCAATAATATTGAAAAGCATCCCGATATTTTTCAAAATATCATTAAAGAAGGTCATGCTGTTGGCAACCACACCCATAACCATATTAAGGGCTGGAAAACCAAAACCTGGGACTATTTAGAGAATATTAAGCAATGTGAAAAAGTATTCAAAGCGCAAGCCCCTCAATCGTCAATCGTCAATCGCCAATCGTTAACAACGAATCTGTTCCGGCCACCATACGGGCAAATTACTCTGAAACAAGGCAAAAATCTAATTGAAAGCGGTTATAAAATCATCATGTGGGATGTGCTTTCCTTCGATTGGGATAAAAACATTTCACCTGAAACCTGTTTAAAAAATGTAACCACTAAAGCTGTAGAAGGGAGTATTATTGTGTTTCACGATAGTGTAAAAGCTTCAAAAAACATGCAATATACCTTACCAAAAGTATTGGATTACTTTAGTGGAAAAGGCTTTGTATTTAAGAGTTTGGGAATTTAA